The window TCTTACAAACAGAACATAGTAGTTTGAAATCTACACAATAAAGCAATCTCATAATCTAAACAAATACAAAGTATCCTCAACTTCTCACACTGGAATTGTTGACTGATGACAGAATTCTCTGTGATGAGATCTCTATCTAGGCTGTCTCATCATTAGCCTGATATCCTATTTACCCAGAAGTCAGATGTGTGTACAAATGTCCTAAGAAAAAGCTTATTTTCCATGTTGTATTATTATGGGTTGTTTCTAATCAATTTCACTTCTTCATCTTAGACATTTGGAAAGAAGAGACcataggataaaaataaataaatatcccctCAAACCAACTGCTAATTTATCTTGtagtttgttaatttttctacTGAAATTTGTCTGAAAGTCTAGCTTCTGACCAATCAAATAAAGATCATTTCTGTGCAGTAATCTGACACACTTGACCCCTTAAAGGAAATCTGATAATTGTTCAGAGTAGAGTGGAAGAAAGTTAGTGTAGAAAAAGGGTGTTATTGGCTTGGGACTCATGTCCCTCAGTGCTAGGGGGAAGCAAACACAAATCACAGACTGAACATCAGCTTATCTCAGTGCTATCCAAGTGGACAAAACGTGGCAAGTCCTTCATCTCTCGGGGCCTCACTGAGGCTCCAGAGCCTGTGAGTTAACCCGTGAAGTGACTTGCTAAAATGTGCACAGACAGTAGTGGCAGGTTGGACTGGCCTTGTGGCTTCTGGCTCCAAGTCAGTGTTCTTCCCACCATGGAGGTTTTAGGTATTATCCACTGGAGACATGATTCATCAGAGACAAGTGGTGGGTTAGGGGTGCTCACAAGTATGTGTGTACAGGGGGGCCTCTGCAGTAACCAGGAATGCCTGACCCAGGGAAACTGTATCTTAGTATTTTAAGCAACTACAAAAAGCTTTTGATGTTATAAGGGGTCTGTACTACCCACATTCAGGAGCAATCTAGTCTGAAAACAACATTCCTTTTTCCCTAGGTTCATGTGGAAAAGCTACTGGACCTCAGATTCTGTGAAACTGACCTAATGTCCTTTTGTTCTGCCTGCTTCAGTCAGTGCAGTGAAGCTGCAGGTGTACATCTGAAATCCCTgctcggtgtgtgtgtgtgtgtgtgtgtgtgtgtgtgtgtgagagagagagagagagagagagagagagagagagagagagttagttttgctcttgttgcccagagagagagagagagagagagagagttagttttgctcttgttgcccaggctggagtgcattgacgccatctcagctcactgaaacctccgcctcccgggttcaagcagttctaccccagcctcccaagtagctgggattacatgcgtatgcctccatgcctggctaatttttgtatttttactagagatggggtttcatggtgttggccaggctggtcccggactcctgacctcgggtgatccgccctcctctgccttccaaagtgctgggattacgggcgtgagccactgtgcctggccaatatctgCTGTTTTAATCACAGACAGTTATTCTAAATTAGGAACTTGATGGGCTTCTCTTAGATGACTATGGAGAGATTTCCGTGGGTTGAAAAAGGAACTCCACTACAGCGTCATGTAGAAAACCCGAGTTGCAGACTCCTGGACCCCGCACGGGCGGGAGGCAGGGCTGGCAGGCCTGGCCGGGTCTCCCCTCTCTCCAGCCCGCACCTCGGCCATGGCCAGCAGGGTTTGGCCCCTTACTTTTCACGTTACCTTGTTCAGGACACGCCTTAAACTGAAGGCACCCTTTGGATGAGGGAAGGTGCAGTGGAACTTCCAGAGACCAGGCTAGAGGGAGCGCAAAGCCAGGAGGCGTCGCAGCAGCTGGTTAGAAGCCGTTCCCTCAAGCTGGGGCACTACTTGGGCGCACAGGAACCTAGTAGTCCAGGCGTGAGGTCAGGAGCCGCGCGCTGGGGTCTGTGCTCTGGCATTTGTAGCCGCAGCCTCACCCGCCTTGTCTGGGAAATGGCTCAATCCTAAAACTCTGAGCCTTCTGCTTCCAGGGTTGTGTGGAGGCGGGGATGAGCCAGTGAATGGGAACCTGCTTTGCAAAGACTGCCAATCAAGTACAGACAAATCAGCGTGAGCgaagatggtgatgataatgactTCAACCTCTAGCCTGGTGTGAGGAACTAAAAGCAAACACAGAACACTTGCACCCAACGCCTGCGGGCGCTGCCGCGAGCCTCCGGAGTATCCGCGGTGGCCCCGCCCGAGGCAGGCCCTTGGCCCAGGACGCGCCTGGTCCGGCTTAGAGCTCCGGGTTCGCAGCGGGTTCGGAGCAGGTACCAGGGGTACTGCAGCTGgattcccctctccctcctcctgcccctcctcccccccCTCTTTCTGCCCATTTCTCTCCCCTTGCACCCCAGAGCAGCTGAAATTCCTCTGTTCGGAATAGAATGAGAAAAGCTCCTGGAGAGGAAAGTTGTGGAggcccgactttttttttttaggttttcacCCACTCACGATTTCATATTTCACAACTCAGAAAACTCTACGAGGAGCTTTTACAAACACTGTGTCGGCCACCttgtattatccccattttactggtgaagaaactgaggccgaGATTAGTTAAGTGAGTTATCACAACGCAATTGAATTGCAGAAAATCGGAATTGGGGATTTCTGGCTTCAGGTCCTGTGTCCTTGGAAACCAATGTTCACAGAACTACCGAGCTAAACGGACAGAGAAGGGGGTCGGGGAGAAAGGAgcgagggagggagaagggagggaaggaaaagaaaagaaagaaggaagaaagaaaacatctttaAAGAGAGTGCAGTTCAGGTAACTCGCGCGGGAGGCGTGAGCTCCGGTGGTGCGGCCAGGCCTGCTGCGTGGAGCACGCGCGTTGTCCAGTGTGCCCTGCGTCATCACACCCGGCCCTGCCTCTCCGCCTCTGCTTGGCTGCCTCTGACCGGTCTCGCCGAAGGTCAGAGCCCCGCAAGATCCAACCCGGTAGCCCTGGGCCTTGACCTTTCTCTGCCAGGTCTTTCAGGGTCCGCGCCGTGACGATTCGCCGCGCCTAGCCTCGACCTAAGAGCCGCTGGACCCACAGCTGGCCGCAGCCCCGAACCCAGCGCTGGCGACACAAGTATCGGCATGCCAGGGCTGGCTCCCTCCGCCTCTAGCTCAGCCCTCCGAGCTCCAGGCTTTGGGGTCGCGTAGGGTCGGCGCGGAGCTCTGGAAGGACTGAAGCTCGCAGAGACCAGAGAAGCGGCGAGGTTATGGCGACCCCGCGTCCCTTGGCGTCGCCTGCACCAGGGCGCGCTAGCATACGGTTGCCAAGGTGCATAAATGCGTGGACGCAAGGGAATGAAGGAATGGAGTGAGCGAGCCCGGCTACTGCGGTGCTGGCAATTCCCGAGCTCCGGGCGGCGCCCGCATCAGCGCTGGGAAGGTTGATGATCACCTCCTGGACAGCCCAGGCTTGCAAGCTCTCTGCAGaggaaaagcaagaaactaaataaGTGCAGACAACAATCACAACACGTATTCTCTGGCCCCGTCCCCGTTGTTTTCTCTGTTGTTGCCGTCCGTGACTGGGATCTAACTTGACCGTTCCGTGTTCCCTGGGAAGGAAGCATCTTCCTAACCTGGTGCCCGGGCGCGGCCCCATGGCTTGAGCGCTCTGCTCTGGGGCCATGCAGGGAGGGCGCTACGGGCTGGGGCGGGGAGTGGGGACGCCAGTCGTCGGGAAGGGGGCGCTGTCCCCTCGTGGCCTCCGACCCTGCTGAGCACCGCCCCCGCCCTGGAGCTCAGTAGGGTCAGAAAGGGTCGGGGACGAGCTCTTCCCTGGATCCTCCGCCGCAGCTCAAGCCCCAAAATGGGACcctctttctcccctttctcaAAGAGCTCCCTTCTCCTGGCCCTGGATTCCACGAGGCGCACTCTGGCCTAGGGGTTTTGCTGGAGGCACATGCGGGAAAGGGGTCGGCCACTGGAGATGGCCTGGGCTTTACAGGGTTGGGAAGTCCGCCTAGATGGAGGACAAACTCTCTGCAAACGGCCCCCACTGGGTCCCCCACCGCTCCGCCTCTGGTTCCTGGATGCTGCCCCAGCGGTGGGCACCCTGTACTCTGCCCGTGCTGCGCAGCGCGCGCCTAGCCCCACACCCTTAGATTCCCGGCCCGCCAGTGCAGCGGTTGGGGCGCACCGGCCCAGGGTGCTGCTACTGAATCCTGGCAAGCCCAGCCATCTCTTTTGTTCGAAAAGCTAGTTCTCGGATGAAAATTGTCCCGGGCTCTAGAGGTAAAAATTAGGACGTGAAAAGAGAGGCGCTGCAGTTCACCTTACACTTGCCGGGTCTTAGCCGTGGGGCCCGCTGCATGTTGCATGCAAGGCATCGGTTGCTGCGCGCGGGGACATTGAAATTCCGACTCAGGCTCACAGGCTTCATGCCTAGAGTTGTATTAACGTCAAGCATCACAGGAAGGGTTGGAGCTTTCTCTACATTTGTCTCACCgaatcttcacaacagccctgaAAGGTCAGTCTTATCATCGCCCCGTGTTAGGATTAGGAAAGGCGATCCAGAGAGATGTGACTTGTCCAGAGTCGCACGTTCAGTCACCTAAACACTAAGACAGGTTCTGACACCGGATCCCAcggcacccccacccccacccccacaacgCTGCCTCCTTCCAGGATCACCTCTGTGGAGCCCGGCACATGGAGGGCGCTCAGTAAATATTGAATTCCAGGAGCTAGTCAAACCTGCCGACTTTCATTCAGTACGTGTCTGAGCCATATTTGCTCACTCATTCTTCAGGCCTTGagcgcctactgtgtgcctgCGCTTATATGAGAGTGCGGGAACAGCGCTCCACACAGGGGGCCGGGTGACATGGGTGCTGCGGTGAGCGCGGGCAAGCGACGGCCGTGAGCTCCCAGCCCGCAGTCCCCAGGCTGCACGCGGGCCCGGCACGCACGGTCGTTGTACACCAGGGTGTGCAGATGAGGGAAACTGGGGGAGTTAGCAGGTCGCAGCTCAGCCAGGGGGGACGCGAGAGGGCAGGAGCGACTCCTTTCGGAGAAGCCGGACTGCCAATccgaggaggaaagagaaaatataagtcGAAAATTCAGGGTGAGAAGAGCCAGAAGTGAGGGAGCTGGAGGCCTGGCCCCGGAGACTGGGTGCGGGTGGAGTGAGAGGAGAAATCAACCAGGTGGCTGAGAACCAGAACGCCGGCCTCGCCCTCCTGAGAGCCAGGGGCGGCCAGGGCGTCGCGGGGCCTTGGGTGAACACTGCACAGAACCCGAGGCGGGGTGCAGTCCCCAGCCCCGGCTCCGGCCGGCCTCTGTGGCGACCCAAGTTGACTGGGGCTGCGGTGGCCGAAACCCGGTCATTTTAGAAAGGAATGGCAGTCGGAGTATTAAGAACGGCTGATCTGAGGGGTTCATGGTCAGTGTCTCTCACGCCCAGGCGGGCTCGGCGAAACCTGGTTGGATTGGGTTTTCCGAGGCTCCACGCGCAGGAGGGGTGGTGGAGTCTGACCCGGGCAGGCCGGGGCTGGAGCGGGCCTCCAGCGCCTGCCTTGCGGCTCTGCGGCACCTGCGGGTCCACGGCAGGGGGCGGGAGGCGGCCCGGGCCAGCCCGGCGCAGATCCCCGGGCGGGCCCCTGGCGGTGGaggggcgggccgggggcgggTGCGGGGAGGaggccctgcctccctcccttcttccctcctcctcccggCAGGTTGGAGCGGGGACCCGGCGGCGGCCCGGGACGCAGGGAGGGGACCCGTGCCGACACCGAGGGAGGGGCCGCGCCGCCTTGGAGAGTCATTGGAGGACGCGGCCGCCCGAAGCTGATAAATCAGGGGCCGGGTCGCGGCTGCGGGCCAAGTTGGACGCCCCGACCCGTGCGAGGGCCAGGTCCGCGCAGGCCCCGCCAAGCTAAGCGAGGCGACCCGCGTGCGGCCATGGCCTCGCTGCTGGGAGCCTATCCTTGGCCCGAGGGGCTCGAGTGCCCGGCCCTGGACGCCGAGCTGTCGGATGGACAGTCGCCGCCCGCCGCCCCTCGGCCCCCGGGGGACAAGGGCTCCGAGAGCCGTATCCGGCGGCCCATGAACGCCTTCATGGTTTGGGCCAAGGACGAGAGGAAGCGGCTGGCGGTGCAGAACCCTGACCTGCACAACGCGGAGCTCAGCAAGATGCTGGGTGAGTGAGCGCGCTGTCGggcgggctgggggcggggggcggaCGGCGAGCGGCTGGCTGCCCGGCAGGGCGGGTGCGAGCGCGGAGCCTGGGGACGACCCTGCACGCGGGGCGAGGGCCCTCTTCGTGCCCGCGTGGCTGGCCGTCTGCGCGAGCGTGGGTGCTCTCGGTGCCCAGGATTCAGAGCGGGGGCACTTGGCGCGGCAGGCAGGGGAGGCTCCTTTGCTGGGACAGGAGCGGAGGTCGGCGCCCCAGGGGGCGGGGAGACGAGGCAGCTGCCAGGCTGGGAAGCCTGGCCGCAGGAACCGGCGCGCATGGACAGGGCAGGGACGGAAACGTCGAGGCTGGGTGGAACCCGCGTTTGCTAGGAATACCGAAGCGGGAAGACCCAGCATTCCCTGGACCTTACAATTGGGCCATCTCAGAAGAAGGCTGTCACAGATGAAATTATAATTAACGAATATTCCTGAAGAGAGACCCTGTGGAACGAATCCTTGCTTTAACTAAataattaagagaaaaacaaaacaaaatcttaccCCAATAGACTCGATTCGTTCATCTATTCTCAGCCTCGGGGGTGTAGATAACTTGATTCGGATGCTTGGGCTGTCCTGGAACCCGGCCTTTTCCTGGGCTGTCCCCGCAGGggctggggacacagacccaccaGGTCCAAGAGGTCCAGAGTGAGGCTGTTAGGACACACCCGAGCAACCGGAGTTCCTGTGGGGGTTTCTTTTTCCTCCGGTGTCGAGCTGAGTACTTTTCGACCCTACCTAACCCCTAACTTCTTTGCCTTTCCACGCGGTTTTTATTCGTTTTAATCGGCGAAAACCTTTCAAAGCACTTGGTGCACGCAGCGGGAGACAGGTCCTATAAGAAGGGACGCGTGGGCACCCGAGGCGGTCTTTACCCTTCCCAAACCCCACCCTGCCCAGAACAGAGCCCTTCTTTTTTTCGTCGGAGTTCAGAGCTCAGGGCTCTTTCCTGGGGCGGAACTTTGGAGATAGGACTGACGCCCCTCTTTCTGCTTGTCAAAGCCTCAGGCCGGCCGAGCGCTCCTGCAGTTTAGCTGCTGCGTAAAGCAGTTGATGGAGTGCTGGTTGCAAAGGGCCCAGCCTCGTGGCTGGCTTCACCAACTCGCGTTAGTGGTCTGCAGCCTTCTGGGGCCTTTTCCCTCATCAAAAaacagtaacatttttattttacacagtgttggcataaagacaaatatattaatatgtacaataataaaacattttctttaaccgattagtttatatttttctttagattttaaaagaaatgaaaatatgtttgttgTGGATCCCCAAACATTTTTTTCCACGGACCCTGGGCACTGTGCCTGTTGACCATGCCCGCTGTGGGGGGAAGCAAGCCACTGCTGTGAGGGTGATAGAGAAGGAATTCTGTGCAGGCCTGGGCCAGGGattggggaggagggaagggtgaGAAGCGCGGCCCTTCGGAATTGGGGAAGCCTGCTCCCAGGAAAGGGGCAGGCACAGGGACACAGGAGACAGATGCTTCCTGTGAATTGGTCCCAATCGGGGCCTACACTTCAGCTTCAGGAGGTTACAGTTCATTCTGCAGAAAAGACACAGATTCCTTCCTGCTGAGCCATGTAGCTCCTGGCACTGGGTGAGGGAAACCGCAACACTGGTGCTTTTCACAATATGGACTTTGTGCACCTGTTAGCAGGGGGCAGCAGGATGATCCCCTCCACCTGTGTGACATTTCCTTCTTGGCTCTTTCCTTTCTGACCTGAGAGGAAAAGCCTGGATATGAAAGTCTCAACTTTTTCCACTATAAACCTTCCAAACCTTAACATTAAAAATGTGACCTAGTCACACTGgtatttttaacatattatgAATGAGAAAGTGCATAAAGAGAAGGAGACATTTggtagcattttaaaatgaacacGTGTTTTATTGATCATATAACATCCAGATACATTTAGAAGCTAGGGCCATATTTTATACTGAGACCACGGACAGGGTATGGGGTGCACCTGAATCTTGGGTCGCTTGCAACAGCTTTGTAGCCTCAGCCACAGGCTGGGAATTGATGACCAGCCCTGAATCTGTAGCTCCTAACACTTTCAAGTCACCCTTTTAAGTGATAGCTAATGATGTTAGTTGAAAGCTCCACAGAATTTCTATAAACTCATCCAAGTGGTACAATGCCCGTAATCATTGCGCTACCCTGGCTCTGAGCCCCGGCCCAAGGAACCAGTCGACAGAGGTACTGAGGGCTGCTGTGTGCACGGCTCTGCACCTGCCCCTGTGCAGAATGTGCTGAATGGAACACATAGCCCTTTCCTTAGGCCTTAACCTCTAGGTTAATGCATCTCAAACTTCAGGACACATTAGCGTCATGGGAGAACATGTTAAAGTTGTAGAATCCTGAGCCCACCTTAGGAGGTAGCAAAGAAACCCAAGTAGCCCTCCACCCCCTAGAAAACACTGCAGGAGGGGTGTGCAGTGCACACTGAGAGATGAGGGAAGATGCTCTGGGGACTTGAGAAACAACAGACAAGCAAGCAATGGTGAATAGAAGATCCAGCGCAGCCAGCAGTGGGTTGCAAGcatggaataatttttaaagagagagttTGGAGCTGGAGAGTGTcacaatatctttattttatagtgAAGAAAATAGAGACTCAGGAAAGTGCAGGGAATGGCTTCTGCATGGGGATCTGTGGCTAAGCAGGTGCCCTGGCACTGTCAAGGGTCCCCAAAAGATGGCTGTCTGGAATTGATGgtttgcatgtatatgtgtgtgcacgcatgtgtctGGGCATGCATACATGTGTTGCAAGCAGATGTTAGCATTCTGGCCTCGGTCATCCAGCAGGGTCCTATTTGACCTTCAGAGGTAAGGAATAGGCATTTGTTAACCTAAGTGAAAAATCTCTGATTTACTGACATCTGTGAAACTATTGACTGAGCCTGAGTTCCCTCCCAGAAAGGGCTGTGAGATTTATGCCATAGGTAACTATGACAGTATCTCTTTAGCCTGCACTAAtcaatgaaggcagagattttcaTGAGAATGCACAAATGTTTAGAATGGACCCTCGAAGGGTAAAAAGAGCCCCAATCAATATCGTGATCATTAGGTATTTTCTTCCTGTAGCTGAATATGGTCAGGTGGGCTTTTTTCACTGGGGACCCCGCATTGTAGCCTGGGCATGCTCTGGTGGCTCTTACATGAGAGGCGATGCTCTCTGTGTGCACAGTGCACGATCTGGCTTTATGGATGCAAGCAGAATGTTGATTTCGCCTCACTGTGTCTGCAGGATCTGGGTTGGGAAGAGGGTGCAAGAGGTGCCCGTGTCCTCTGTGACTGAGAGGGTGAAGGgaggtgtgtgtacatgtgcccATGTGTGTGTACGCGTGTGCATGTGCAATGTCTGAGGGGGCACAACACTGAGCATGGCCTCCTCTGCCTTGTGTGAGCAGGAAAGTCGTGGAAGGCACTGACGCTGTCTCAGAAGAGGCCGTACGTGGACGAGGCGGAGCGGCTGCGCCTGCAGCACATGCAGGACTACCCCAACTACAAGTACCGGCCGCGCAGAAAGAAGCAGGCCAAGCGGCTGTGCAAGCGCGTGGACCCCGGCTTTCTCCTGAGCTCCCTCTCCCGCGACCAGAACGCCCTGCCGGAGAAGAGAAGCGGCAGCCGGGGGGTGCTGGGGGAGAAGGAGGACAGGGGTGAGTACTCCCCCGGCACTGCCCTGCCCAGCCTCCGGGGCTGCTACCACGAGGGGCCGGCtggtggtggcggcggcggcaCCCCGAGCAGTGTGGACACGTACCCGTACGGGCTGCCCACACCTCCTGAAATGTCTCCCCTGGACGTGCTGGAGCCGGAGCAGACCTTCTTCTCCTCCCCCTGCCAGGAGGAGCATGGCCACCCCCGCCGCATCCCCCATCTGCCAGGGCCCCCGTACTCACCAGAGTACGCCCCCAGCCCTCTCCACTGTAGCCATTCCCTGGGCTCCTTGGCCCTTGGCCAGTCCCCCGGCGTCTCCATGATGTCCCCTGTACCCGGCTGTCCCCCATCTCCTGCCTATTACTCCCCGGCCACCTACCACCCTCTCCACTCCAACCTCCAAGCCCACCTGGGCCAGCTCTCCCCGCCTCCTGAGCACCCTGGCTTCGATGCCCTGGATCAACTGAGTCAGGTGGAACTCCTGGGGGACATGGATCGCAATGAATTCGACCAGTATTTGAACACTCCTGGCCACCCAGACTCTGCCACAGGGACCGTGGCCCTCAGTGGGCATGTCCCCGTCTCCCAGGTGACACCAACGGGTCCCACAGAGACCAGCCTCATCTCTGTCCTGGCTGATGCCACGGCCACGTACTACAACAGCTACAGTGTGTCATAGAGCTGGAGGCGCCGTGTCCAGCCAGCCCTCACACCCTCTCCTTCCTGTGCCCTGAGtggcgggggggtgggggtgggggagccctGCAGCCACACTAGCTGTCCTCCCACCACTCAGGGCAGGGAGGTCTGAACTGTGGCCCCAGAGCCTTTGGCCTAAGCTGGACTCTGCTTATCCGAGTGCCGCCTCCATCCCCTTCCCCACATTCCAGCCCCTGCAGTCTGCATTTTAAGTATATTCCTTCAAGTGAGTTTTCCTCCAGCCCCTGAGAGTTGCTGTCTCCCAGTAGAATATTCACCGacctcttttctttgtagccATCGTGGAAACTAATGGTGGGGCAGACTTGATAGCCAAGGTCCCTTCTGGTCCACAGTTTTCTGATTTAGGGTTCTCTCAAGGTTAATAAAGGAAGATGGGGAAATCTGACTCATTAATGAGCTCACTAGCCTATGATCTGGTGATAATTTTGTGTGCACAGCCCAAGGACCACGAGGCTTTCTGCACTTTCTGCACTCCTTTCCAAAATGACCACAAAATTCCAAAGGGACTCACAATTTGACAAAAAACAGTCAACCTGATTTGAGACATTAACCAGTATGGCTACCTATATTACAGAAAATGGGATTgagttaaaactattttattttaaatatacattttaaagcagttctctctctctctctctctctctctctctctctctctctctctctgtctcttttttattatacacACACTTCAAGAGAATATGCACagtctaggccgggcacggtgactcacgcctgtaatcccagcactttgggaggccgaggcgtgtggatcacctgaggtcaggagttcaagaccagcctggacaacatgatgaaaccctgtctctacgaaaaatacaaa of the Chlorocebus sabaeus isolate Y175 chromosome 8, mChlSab1.0.hap1, whole genome shotgun sequence genome contains:
- the SOX7 gene encoding transcription factor SOX-7, translated to MASLLGAYPWPEGLECPALDAELSDGQSPPAAPRPPGDKGSESRIRRPMNAFMVWAKDERKRLAVQNPDLHNAELSKMLGKSWKALTLSQKRPYVDEAERLRLQHMQDYPNYKYRPRRKKQAKRLCKRVDPGFLLSSLSRDQNALPEKRSGSRGVLGEKEDRGEYSPGTALPSLRGCYHEGPAGGGGGGTPSSVDTYPYGLPTPPEMSPLDVLEPEQTFFSSPCQEEHGHPRRIPHLPGPPYSPEYAPSPLHCSHSLGSLALGQSPGVSMMSPVPGCPPSPAYYSPATYHPLHSNLQAHLGQLSPPPEHPGFDALDQLSQVELLGDMDRNEFDQYLNTPGHPDSATGTVALSGHVPVSQVTPTGPTETSLISVLADATATYYNSYSVS